The Gemmatimonadota bacterium genome has a segment encoding these proteins:
- a CDS encoding DUF362 domain-containing protein, protein MSRPDVYIMKTRLDGEDALSDAAFAVPAREMLRALGVDPGNRAVMMKPNVTAGAPRNSGIVTHPAFVAGLVDYFAEDAGVSADDIYVGEATSRLTSQAQRDLAWARSGYTEMAREKRVRLLELADYGNVRVVPGNTVQLHNIGISRWAAAENVFYINVPKLKTHNLGVVTLCGKNQQGVMIPVTERHLCSDAWRATFGRDDRRKQGREWMRVEDHEAWQRTIAHMHWDVFLACQPDFNVVEGIVGRDGNAFYLGRNFPAGLVVAGASMAAVDLVAAHLMGFEPENLVYLQVGIERGLCPPSINDVNVHLVRDGEVAGLADPDRYRANPPFEVYRDIPADYAKKDLFDEYDPNAEDFQITA, encoded by the coding sequence ATGTCCCGACCTGATGTGTATATCATGAAAACCCGCCTGGACGGCGAAGACGCGTTAAGCGATGCGGCCTTCGCCGTACCGGCCCGCGAGATGCTGCGCGCGCTGGGCGTCGATCCCGGGAACCGCGCCGTGATGATGAAACCCAACGTCACGGCCGGAGCACCGCGGAACAGCGGTATCGTCACCCATCCGGCCTTCGTGGCCGGCCTGGTCGATTACTTCGCCGAAGACGCGGGCGTTTCAGCCGACGACATATACGTGGGTGAAGCGACCAGCAGGCTGACGTCGCAGGCCCAGCGCGACCTGGCCTGGGCCCGGAGCGGCTACACGGAGATGGCTCGCGAGAAACGCGTGCGGTTGCTCGAGCTGGCGGACTACGGCAACGTGCGCGTCGTCCCGGGGAACACGGTTCAGCTTCATAACATCGGGATCTCCCGCTGGGCGGCCGCGGAGAACGTGTTCTACATCAACGTACCCAAGCTGAAGACCCACAACCTGGGCGTGGTCACCCTGTGCGGCAAGAACCAGCAGGGCGTCATGATTCCAGTCACGGAACGGCACCTCTGCTCGGACGCGTGGCGCGCCACATTCGGACGCGACGACCGGCGCAAGCAGGGACGGGAATGGATGCGCGTCGAGGACCACGAGGCCTGGCAGCGGACCATCGCTCACATGCACTGGGACGTCTTCCTGGCCTGCCAGCCCGACTTCAACGTCGTGGAGGGCATCGTGGGACGGGACGGCAACGCCTTCTACCTGGGTCGCAACTTCCCTGCCGGCCTCGTCGTCGCCGGCGCATCCATGGCCGCGGTGGACCTCGTGGCGGCCCATCTCATGGGTTTCGAACCCGAAAACCTGGTCTATCTGCAGGTCGGGATCGAACGGGGACTGTGTCCGCCATCAATCAATGACGTGAACGTACATCTGGTCCGGGACGGCGAGGTGGCCGGACTGGCCGATCCAGATCGCTACAGGGCCAATCCGCCCTTTGAAGTGTATCGCGACATCCCCGCGGACTACGCCAAAAAAGACCTATTCGACGAGTACGATCCGAACGCCGAGGATTTTCAGATCACGGCCTGA
- a CDS encoding 4-hydroxy-3-methylbut-2-enyl diphosphate reductase, translated as MARQFDIPSYYKSEITSRIKQGRRLVDPKKKDLSPSILDFGGVRFIFARHFGFCYGVENAIEIVYKTLEENPDKRIFLLSEMIHNPNVNTDLQSRGIQFIHTTLGEQLIPWDELTRDDLVVVPAFGTTVEIKEMLTRRGIDFCTYDTTCPFVEKVWTRGGQIGQQGFTVVIHGKPRHEETRATFSHSVQQAPTVVVRNREETLILADIITGKVDRARFFDVFGENCSEGFDPEIHLNRVGVINQTTMLASETHEIARLIREALEERYGPERISDHFADTSDTLCYASNENQNATYAMIEKGADVALVVGGYNSSNTSHLVELCEETISTFFINSSKDILSDRQIRHFDLESKSIVATIDWLPDTRPVDIILTCGASCPDIMLDNVLLRILSFFPDAPPVVEVLAEYEHSVRQPVVSAS; from the coding sequence ATGGCGCGCCAGTTCGACATACCCAGTTACTACAAGAGTGAAATCACCTCCCGGATCAAGCAGGGCCGGCGGCTGGTTGATCCCAAGAAGAAGGACCTGTCGCCTTCCATCCTGGATTTCGGCGGCGTACGGTTCATTTTCGCACGGCATTTCGGCTTCTGCTACGGCGTGGAAAACGCCATCGAGATCGTGTACAAGACGCTGGAGGAAAACCCGGACAAGCGGATCTTCCTGCTCAGCGAGATGATCCACAATCCGAACGTCAATACCGACCTGCAGTCCAGGGGCATCCAGTTTATCCATACCACGCTCGGCGAACAGCTCATTCCCTGGGATGAACTGACCCGGGACGACCTGGTCGTCGTCCCCGCCTTCGGCACCACGGTGGAGATCAAGGAAATGCTGACCCGCCGCGGGATCGACTTCTGCACCTACGATACGACCTGCCCCTTCGTCGAGAAAGTCTGGACCCGGGGCGGCCAGATCGGCCAGCAGGGGTTCACGGTCGTCATTCACGGCAAGCCCCGGCACGAGGAGACGCGCGCGACTTTCTCTCACAGCGTCCAGCAGGCCCCGACCGTCGTGGTTCGGAACCGGGAGGAGACCCTCATCCTCGCCGATATCATCACGGGAAAGGTCGACCGGGCACGTTTTTTTGATGTATTCGGCGAAAACTGCTCGGAGGGGTTCGATCCGGAAATCCATCTGAACCGGGTCGGCGTGATCAACCAGACCACGATGCTCGCCAGCGAGACCCACGAGATCGCGCGGCTGATCAGGGAAGCGCTGGAGGAACGGTACGGCCCCGAGCGCATATCCGATCACTTCGCCGATACCTCCGACACCCTGTGCTACGCGAGTAACGAGAACCAGAACGCCACCTACGCCATGATCGAGAAGGGGGCGGACGTCGCCCTCGTGGTCGGCGGCTACAACTCTTCCAACACCTCCCATCTGGTGGAGCTTTGCGAGGAGACGATCAGCACCTTCTTCATCAACAGCAGCAAGGACATCCTGTCGGACCGGCAGATCCGCCACTTCGACCTGGAATCCAAGTCGATCGTCGCAACCATCGACTGGCTGCCGGACACCCGGCCCGTCGATATCATCCTGACCTGCGGCGCGTCCTGCCCCGATATCATGCTGGACAACGTATTGCTGCGCATCCTTTCTTTCTTCCCCGACGCGCCCCCGGTAGTGGAAGTCCTCGCCGAATACGAGCATTCGGTCCGCCAGCCCGTCGTTTCCGCCTCGTAA
- a CDS encoding sugar phosphate isomerase/epimerase, producing the protein MQIGVSSYSYSRLVRNGEMTEFDAIRKTAELGFDVIEFSSLHPPEGESFEQYAPDVRAACDKAGLPIANYTVGADFINGSGGDVQLEVERVKDEVRIAHLLGAPGMRHDATRGFPESRPGGRSFDDALAVLVPAIRAVTEFAADLGVRTMVENHGMFCQDSERVERLVNAVNHENFGVLIDIGNFLCVDELPDAAVGRLIPYAFHVHAKDFHTRSGAGPDPGEGWFRTRGGNYLRGAIVGHGEVPLASCLHVLSRHGYDGVLSIEFEGLEHPVDGCRIGLDNLRRYLG; encoded by the coding sequence ATGCAGATCGGAGTCAGTTCATACAGTTACAGCCGGCTGGTCCGTAACGGCGAGATGACGGAATTCGACGCCATCCGCAAGACGGCGGAACTCGGATTCGACGTGATCGAGTTCTCTTCGCTGCACCCGCCCGAAGGCGAATCGTTCGAACAGTACGCTCCCGACGTGCGCGCGGCCTGCGATAAGGCGGGTCTACCTATCGCCAACTACACGGTCGGAGCGGATTTCATCAATGGAAGCGGGGGGGACGTTCAACTCGAAGTGGAGCGGGTGAAGGACGAGGTGCGCATCGCTCATCTGCTTGGGGCGCCCGGCATGCGCCACGACGCCACGAGGGGGTTTCCCGAAAGCCGTCCCGGCGGGCGCTCATTCGATGATGCCCTGGCCGTCCTCGTCCCGGCGATCCGGGCGGTCACGGAGTTCGCGGCGGACCTGGGCGTCCGTACCATGGTGGAGAACCACGGGATGTTCTGCCAGGACAGCGAACGGGTGGAAAGACTGGTCAACGCCGTCAATCACGAAAACTTCGGCGTGCTCATCGACATCGGCAACTTCCTTTGCGTGGACGAACTGCCGGACGCCGCCGTGGGACGGTTGATCCCCTACGCCTTTCACGTCCACGCCAAGGACTTCCACACCCGGTCGGGAGCCGGCCCCGACCCCGGTGAGGGATGGTTCCGCACACGGGGCGGCAACTATCTCAGGGGGGCTATCGTCGGCCACGGGGAAGTCCCCCTGGCGTCCTGCCTGCACGTCCTCTCACGCCACGGTTACGATGGCGTGCTTTCCATCGAATTCGAAGGACTCGAGCATCCCGTCGACGGTTGTCGCATCGGGCTCGACAATCTCAGGCGCTACCTGGGCTGA